ACCGGTTCCTGTTGCGGGTGAACGGCGTGAATTTGGAGTAGGGGCGAGGCCTTGGGCCTTGGGCTCGGCTCGTCCTTCGTCCTTCGTCCTTGGGTCTTGGGCATTGGTCCCTTGGGCGTTGGGCCGGTCACCTGTCATCCCAGCCCCTTTATCATCCCAGCCCCAAGGGCTCGGCTGGCGCCGGCTGGGAAGGCGAAGAAACCGAGCTACCCTAGGCTCAGGAGTCCACAGAGTCAAGACCGTCTGCGCATTGGTGCCTTAATTGCCCGTTCCCGAGCTTGGTCCCGGCCTATTCGGTGGGAAGTTTGGAGAGGCGTTCGCCCCCCGAGGGGGCGAAACGCCATCCCGTTTAGGAGATTGGAGCATACCCCCGGCCGGCTTGGACTCCCCTTTCGATGGAGGTGTCTGAAATGTCGAATCGCAAATCACGCCGGCCGCTCAAAGTGGTCCATCCCAAAGCGGCGGGTATCGACCTTGGGTCGCAGGCCCATTTCGCCGCCGTCAGCCCCGAAAAGTGCGAGGAATCCGTTCGCTCGTTCGGTTGCTACACGTGCGATCTGGTCTCGATGGGCCAATGGCTTTTGTCCCACGGCGTCACGAGTGTGGCGATGGAGGCGACGGGTGTGTACTGGGTTCCCGTTTACGAGGTTCTGGTCTCGATGGGTCTGAGCGTGCAGCTGGTGGACGCCCGGAAAGTGCACAACCTGCCGGGGCGCAAGTCCGACGTGCAGGACTGCCAGTGGCTGTGCGAGCTTCACAGCTACGGCCTTCTTTCGCGCTGTTTCGTTCCCGAAGCCCAGGTCCTGCCCTTGCGGGCGCATCATCGGCAGCGGGAGCATCTTGTCGAGTTGCGTTCGAACCAGATCCTGATGATGCAAAAGGCGCTCGAGCTGATGAACCTGCAACTGCACAAGGTGCTGAGCGACATCACCGGAGTAACGGGCATGGAGATCATCCGCGCCATCCTCGCAGGCGAGCGCGACCCGCAGGTGCTCGCATCCAAACGACAGCCTGGCGTCAAGAAGAGCCAGGAGGAGATCGTCAAGGCTCTGGAAGGGACGTTCGCGGAGCACCACATGGTCGCCTTGCGCCAAGCAGTCGAACTGTACGACCACCTGGAAGGGATGCTTCGAGAGATCGATGGCTGCCTGAAAGAGGAACTCGAGCGGTGGTGTTCGCGCTACGGCCGAGAACCGGTCCAGCACCCATCGCAGCGCAAGCCCCGCAAGAACGAAGCCCGCTTCGACCTGAGCGGCACTCTTGAGGGCCTGACGGGGATGGATCTCACGAGAATCGACGGGTTGGACGCGCTCTCCTTGCTGAGCATCATCTCCGAATGCGGCACGGACTACAGCCCCTGGAAAACATCCAAGCACTGGACCAGCTGGCTCAAGCTCGCTCCCTGCAACCGCGTCAGCGGAGGCAAGCGTCTGCGTGGCTTTACGATGCCTGCGGCATGCCGCGTGTCCAAGACGTTCCGACTCGCGGCGCAGTCCTTGCACCACAGCGATTGCGCCTTGGGCTGCCAACTCAGACGGATCGCGGCCCGCCGAGGAATGCCCGCGGCCATCAAAGCGATCGCCCGGAAAATCGCGACCGCCTACTACAACGCCATGACCAAGGGCCAGGAATATGTCGACATCGGAGCAGCGGCATACGAAGAACAACAGAGGCGACAAAGACTCAAGGGCATGCAACGGCAGGCTCGAAAACTGGGCTACCAACTCGTCCCGGTCCAGGACACTCCTGAATCTGCAGCGGCTACAGTTTCTTAGGAGCGAAGTCGAGGATCCGCTCGCAGGGGGCACGGGTGTCCGAGCGCGGGTGCGGGCCGGGTGGGGCCAGATCCCTCGACGTTGCTCAGGATGACGGAACTCTGCAACCCCTAGCGACCTTGGCGTTCCTTGCGTGCAACTCCCCCTCCGCGCCTCAGCGTGAAACTCCCCCCTCGCGTTCCTTGCGTTCCTTGCGTGCAACTCCCCCTCCGCGCCTCAGCGTGAAACTCCCCCCTCGCGTTCCTTGCGTTCCTTGCGTGACACCCCCCTCCGCGCCTCTGCGCCTCCGCGTGGAACTCTGCAACCCCTACTAGCGCCCTTTGCGTTCCTTGCGTGCACCTCCCCCCGCGCCTCAGCGCCTCCGCGTGAAACTCCCCCTCGCGTTCCTTGCGTTCCTTGCGTGAAACTCCCCCTCCGGGTATCCTCTTCGCGCAAACCGGCTCTCTGCTCCGCGTGGCGGAGTCGACCTAGGCCAGAGGGAGCATCATGAACAAATACGAAGCGTTTTACATCGTCAAGCCCGAGTTCTCCGACGAGGACGTCCAGAAGATCGCCGACAAGTTCAAGGCGGTCGTCGAAGAGCGGGGAGGAACCGTCGAGTCCGCCGCGAAATGGGACAAGAGGAAGCTCGCCTACGAGATCGACGGCCACAAGGAAGGCAACTACGTCCTCATGCACTTTGAGTGCGATCCGAAGGTCCCCGTGGAGCTGAATCGACAAATGAGGATCAATGATGATATAATTCGTCATCGGATCTTCCGAAGAGAGGAGGACTTAAGTGATTAACAGAGTCGTGCTCGTCGGTCGCCTCACCCGCGATCCCGAGCTGAGAACAACCAACACCGGCAAGAACGTCGCGAACTTCTCGATCGCGGTCGACAAGCGGTTCAAGGGCGGAGACGGCGAGGATACGGCCGACTTCTTCCGCGTGAGCTGCTGGGAGAAAACCGCCGAGTTCGTCGCCAACTACCTGACCAAGGGTCGCCTCGTGGCCGTGGACGGTCGTCTGCAGTCGCGCAAGTACCAAGCGAGCGACGGCTCCAACCGCGAAGTCGTGGAAGTGGTCGCCGAGAGCGTCCAAGGCCTCGATCGGCCGAGGGACGACGCCCACACTGGAGCCCCCGCCGCGACCGCGGCCGTGGCCGCCGGTTCCGGCGCCGCGCCCACCGAGGACGAGTACGACCCGTTCGCGGACGAGTAGGCGTGTCCCGCGGGTGCTACGCCCGCTTGACGGGCTTCGGTGCAGGTGCCATGGGTGCCACGCCCGCTTGACGGGCTTCGGTGCAGGTGCCTCGAGTGCCACGCCCGCCTGACGGGCGTGCGAGCAGGTGCCGCGGGTGCCACGCCCGCTTGACGGGCGTGCGAGCAGGTGCCGCGGGTGCCACGCCCGCTTGAAGGGCGTGCGAGCAGGTGCCATGGGTGCCACGCCCGCTTGACGGGCTTCGGTGCTGGTGCCGTGGGTGCCACGCCCGCTTGACGGGCGTGCGAGCAACTTCAGTTACCGGGCTGCCCAGGTCTCGGATCGTGGGTGGGCTGGTTCCGATGGCCACGCCCGTCGAGCGGGCGTGGCATCCCTCGCGCCCTGATCAGCGCCTTGAGCGAAGGACCATCCACCCGGCGGCGATCCAGAGCGTGAGCGTCAGCAGGGCGAGGCCGCGAATCGACAACTCCTGGCCGGGTTGCCAGCCGATGCCCCCGTCCGCGGTCGGTCCCTCGCTCATCATGAGAACTCCGCACCCTCCGCACGAGAGGAGGCTTGCGGCAACGCAGACGGCGACAGCCCGTCTCCACCTCACGCCTTCTCCTCGAGACCGGTGAGCTGCCGCCAATCCAGGCACAGAGGCGCATCCTCGTCCCGGTACTGGTGGCGGAGCTTCGCCAGTTCGGCCTTCATCTGCCGCACGACGCCCTGGTAGTTGGGGTTGTGGTAGAGGCTCCACAGCTCGAGCGGGTCGGTCTGCAGGTCGTACAGCTCCCAAAGCCCCAGAGTGTAGAACTCGATGAGCTTGTACCGCTCGGTACGCACGCCGCGATGCTCCCGGACCCGGTGGTCGGCGGGGTACTCGTAGTAGTGGTAGTAGACGGCCTGTCGCCAGCCGCCGGGCGCTTTGCCCTCGAGAATCGGGACGAGGCTGCTGCCCTGCATGTCCTTGGGTGCGGGGATCCCGGCGGCGTCGAGGAATGTTTCGGCGAAGTCCAGGTTCATCGCAAACGCTTTTGTGGTGGTGCCGGGCGCCGTATGGCCCGGCCAGCGCACGAGCAGCGGCGTCCGGAAGGACTCCTCGTACATCCACCGCTTGTCGAACCAGCCGTGCTCGCCGAGGTACCACCCCTGGTCCGACGTGTAGATCACGAGAGTGTTCTTCGCCAGTCCCGTCTTGTCGAGGTAGTCGAGGACGCGCCCCACGTTCTCGTCCACCGAGTCTACACAGCGGAGGTAATCCTTGGCGAACCGTTGGTATTTCCAGCGCACCAACTCTCTTCCTTGCAGGTTCGCGGCTTTGAACGCCTCGTTCTTGGGTCCGTACGCCGCGTTCCACGCCTCGAGCTGCTCTGGCGTCAGGCCGCCTGGTTGCGTGAGCTTGAGGTCGTTCGGGGTCAGGTCCTTGGCGACGGTCATCGTCTGCTCGTGGGCGGGCTGCTCGCGCCCGAGGTACGAGTCGAACAGCGTCGGCGGCTCCTTGATCTCGACGTCGTCGTACTTGTTCAGGTACTTGGGCCCGGGCTGCCAGTTCCGGTGGGGCGCCTTGTGTTGGTACATGAGGAAGAACGGCTTGTCCTTCGGGCGATCCTTGTCCAGCCACTCGAGCGCGAGGTCGGTGATGATGTCGGTCGTGTAGCCAGTGTGGGGCACGATGCCGCCCGCGGTCTTCATCTTCGGGTTGTAGTAGGGGCCCTGGCCTTGGAGGATGTGCCAATAGTCGAACCCGGTGGGGTCGGTTCCGAGGTGCCATTTGCCGATGACTGCGGTCGAGTAGCCCGCCTTCTGAAGGATCTTCGCGACGGTCTGCTGCGAGCCGTCGAAGACCTGGCCGTTCTGCACGAATCCGTTGAGGTGGCCGTATTTGCCCGTCAACACCGTGGCGCGCGATGGCCCGCACAGGGAGTTCGTGACGAAGCACCGGTCGAAGCGCATCCCCTCGTTCGCGATGCGGTCGAGGTTCGGCGTGGAGTTGATGCCGAACCCGTAGGCGCTGAGGGCCTGATACCCATGGTCGTCGCTGAAGATGAGGAGGATGTTGGGCCGCTCGGCGGACGCGAAGGTCGCGAGCAGCGCCCCGGCGCAGCACAAGGCTTTCATGTTGCGGAGCTTCGGCGGCGGGGGCGCGGATTCCTCCGCACGCGGAGGCGCGGAGGGGGGAGTTGCACGCAAGGGACGCTATGGGCGCTAGGGGTTCACGCGGAGGCGCAGAGGCGCCGGGGGGGGGAGTTGCACGCAAGGTACGCAAAGGGCGCTATGGGGTTCACGCGGAGGCGCAGAGGCGCGGAGGGGGAGTTGCACGCAGGGGCGCGGAGGTTCCCGTCATCCCGAGCAACGTCGAGGGATCTGGCCCCAACCGGCCCGCACCCGCGCTCGGACACCCGTGCCCCCTGCGAGCGGATCCCTCGACTTCGCTCGGGATGACCAAGGGGCTGGGATACCAAGGGGCTGGGATACCAAGCGGCTGGGATGATCAAGGGGTTGGGATGACCGGCCAAAGGCCAAAGGCCCAAGGCCCAACGCCCAAGGCCCAAGGCCCAAGGCCCAAGGACGAAGGACGAAGGACGAAGGACGAGCCGAGCCCAAGGCCCAAGGACGCCTCTACCCGCCCCGACTCAGCTTCTCCAGCGCCATGCGGTGGGCGGTGGCGAGGGCGTCGGACTCGGGCACGTCCACGTCGGGGATCACGCCGGTGCCCTCCCAGTTCGTCTTCGTGTAGGGGTTGATCGCGCGGCCCACAGGGATGAAGGCGGAGAAATGGTCCGTTAGGCGAACGGTGCCGCCCGGGTTCGCGCCGCCCCAGGTGGGCTTGCCGATGATCGTGGCGCGTTTGAGGTTCTGGAGGTTGTAGGTGAACTCCTCGGCCCCGGAGCCCGTGCGCGGCCCGACGAGGACGTACACCGGCTTGTCCACGTAGCGCGGTCCGTCGAGCTTCTTCAGAGTCCAGAACTCGATCGTCCGGTCGCCTTCGCGGAAGTAGAGGCTGTTGAGGTGGACCGGCTTCTCCCCAAATAGGTAGCTGCACAGCAGCTGCACCCCTTCGGGGTCGCCTCCGCCGTTGCCTCGCATGTCGATGATCAAGGCGTCGGTGTCGGCAAGGAACTCCATGGCGGCCTTCGCCGGGCGAGCCGCGTCCTTGCCCGCCATGAACGAGCGCACCTCGAGGTAGCCCACGTTGCCCTCCAGACGCTTGACCGTCTCGAAACCCATGTTTTGCCGCCGGATCATCTCGTTGCGAGCCTTGATCTCTTCCGGGCCGGGCTCGGCGCGGTCGGCTCGCTCGGGCAGCTTGGCCGTACTGTAGCGAACGCGAAGGTGGGCGTCTTTGCACAGCGAGTGGAGGTCGTCGCTCAGTCGCTGGGCGAGGGCTTGGCCGTCCGTAATCGCGTCGTAGCTGCCCTCCTGTAGGTTCTTCCTCAGCAGTGCGGCGCCTTGGGTTGCCAACTCCTTGAACACGTACCGCGACTCAAACGCGTCGGCGAGCGAACTCACCGCGCTCGTACGCTCGGTTGCATCGAGGCCCTGGGCGCCGGCGGCGACGCTGGCGGCGACGAGAAGGAGGAGAGAAAGCTTGCGTGCGTTCATAGGCGTGTTCACGATACGGCAGATGGCCGCAACCTTCGTCCTTCACGTGCCTCGATCGGGGCTTTGGACCCTGGAGATTGCTTGACTTCCCGCGGCGGCGTCGGGCAGAATCGCGTTGAAATCCGGCAACCGCCGGGTCTCGTTCCCCAGCGCTGCGGCGGCTTTCTACGCCCGGGCTCCATGTGAGGTGGATGGCTGGGGAGGGGTCGATGAACGCTAACACTCCCAGGGGGTCTGACACAACGATGCGCGCGGTTCCGCCCAGTCCGGGCCGGGCCCGCTTTGCCAACTTCGCGTGGTTCGTCCTTGCGTACAACCTCGCGGTGATCGTGTGGGGCGCGTTTGTGCGCGCGAGCTTCTCCGGCGATGGATGCGGCAGCCACTGGCCGCTGTGCGACGGCGCGCTGATTCCCCCCTATTTCGACTCGAAGACGCTGATCGAATTCAGCCACCGCATGATGAGCGCCCTGGACGGCTTGCTTGTCCTGGGTCTTGCCATCTGGGCGTACCGGCTCTTCGCCAAAGGCTCGCCGGTGCGCAAGGCCGCCCTTGTTTCCCTGTTGTTCATCGTCTTCGAAGCGCTGATCGGACGCGGCCTCGTGAAGTTCGGATGGGTAGCGCACGACGCGTCCTCCGCCCGCGCGGTCGTTCTGGCGGTGCACCTCGCGAACACCTTCGTGCTGATCGGGGCGTTGGCGCTGTGCGCGGCGTGGAGCGCGGGCATCCCTCGTCCCAAGTTCAAGGGACAGGGCGCGATGGGTTGGGCGATCGCGGCCGCGATCGTCGGCCTGCTCGCCATCGGCATCAGCGGCGCCGTCACGGCGCTGGGCGACACGCTCTACCCGCTGAGCGACGCCCACGCGACGGTGGCGGACATCTCCGACCCGACGAAGCACTTCTTGGTGCGGCTTCGCATCCTGCACCCGCTCCTCGCGCTCGTCGTGGGGCTGCTGCTCACGCTCGTGGCGGGGCTCGCGATGAAGCTGAGGCCTTCGGCGAACACGCGAACCGCCGCGCTGTGGGTCATCGGGATCTTCGGTTCGCAACTCGGGCTCGGCCTCCTCAACGTCGTGCTCAAGGCGCCGATCCCCATGCAGATGGCGCACCTGCTGCTCGCCGATGTGAGCTGGGTGGCACTCATCGTCCTTGCGGCCGGCGCCCTCGCCGAGGGTGTGGAGCGGGTCGAATGGGTCCCGCAATCGGAGGCCGAGGGCGCGCGCGCCGGCGAGCGGGCGACGTGGCGGGCTTACGTCGCACTCACCAAACCACGGGTGATCAGCCTTCTTCTCTTCACGACCATCACCGCGATGTTCGCGGCGGCCGGCGGTTGGCCCGGCCTCTGGCCCCTGGTCGGGGTGCTCGTCGGCGGGTACATGTCGGCCGGAGCGGCGAACACGATCAACATGGTCCTCGAACGGGACCTCGACGCGCTCATGCGCAGAACGTCGACGCGTCCGACGATCACGCACCAGATTCCGGCACCCAAGGCCCTGACCTTCGGGCTCGGACTCGCCGCCGCCTCGTTTGCGATCCTGGGCCTGGCCTCCAACCTCATGGCCGCAATGCTCTCGCTGGCAGGGCTGGTCTTCTACGTGATCGTGTACACGATGATGCTCAAGCGTCGCACGTGGCAGAACATCGTGATCGGGGGAGCGGCGGGCGCGTTCCCGCCCCTGGTGGGATGGGCCGCCGTCACCGGCTCTCTTTCCCCCTTGGCGTGGACGCTGTTCGGGATCGTGTTCCTGTGGACACCCGTTCACTTCTGGGCCTTGGCGCTGCTCATCAAAGACGACTACCACTCCGCGGGCGTGCCGATGCTGCCGGTGGTGCACGGCGAACGGGCGACGGTCCTGCAGATCGTGGGGTACGCGGTGCTCACCGCCGCGCTCACCGTCCTTCCGTGGTTCTTGGGGCAGGTCGGCTCGCTCTACCTGTGGACCGCCATCGCGCTGGATGTGCTTCTGCTCGTGCGGTCGATGCAACTTTATGTGGACCCGGCGAGGCCGCGCGCCGTTTCGCTTTACAAGTACTCGATGCTTTATTTGGCGATTCTGTTTTTGACCATCGCCGTCGACCAAGCGAGGATCGTGTAATTGATTTGGCGTCATGGCAAAGGACCCCAAACGTGGGGTAATTTCCCGCGGTGGGGTTGGAGCCGGTTTTGCCGGCCTGTGCCGCGTCGGGGGGCGTTGCGCGCGGACGACCGAGGGGGAACGGAGGAAATTCATGGCTCAGATCTTTAAGCCGAGCGCCAACACGCTCGTCAAAATCAGCCTGATCGTGGCGGCGAGCATTCCCGTCATGGCGATCTACGGGGGGATGACCATCACCCGGTCGCCCGCCAACACCAACGTCGGCGTTCCTCTCAACCAGCCCATCCCGTTCAGCCACCTGCACCACGCGAAGGAGCTCGGCATCGATTGCCGCTACTGCCACACCGCCGTCGAAGAGTCCTCCGCCGCCGGCGTACCCCCGACCGAGACGTGCATGACGTGCCACTCGCAGATCTGGACCAACAGCCCCCTTCTCGAGCCGCTTCGCCAGAGCTATGCGACGGGCACGCCGATCGAGTGGCAGCGGGTGAACAAGGTTCCCGAGTTCGTGTACTTCAACCACTCGATCCACATCAGCAGGGGAATCAACTGCAACACGTGCCACGGGCCGGTCCAAGAGATGCCCATCACGTACAAGGGTGAGCCGTTCCAGATGGTCTGGTGCCTCGAGTGCCACCGAAACCCCGAGAAGTACCTTCAGGCCAACCCCGACTCCAAGGAGAGCCCGCGCCAGCAGGTTTTCGACCTGTACTGGAAGATCCAAGGCGGCGTGAAGCTGACCCAGCCCGAGGAGGCGCTCGCGCATGGAGAGAGCCTGCCCTCCAACGGGAACCCCGAACAGGGCGCGAAGCTCGTGAAGGACCTCAAGATCGACGTCAAGCAACTGGAAGATTGCTCGATTTGCCACCGCTAGGAAACACGACTGGATGGACAACGAAAAGACACCGCCCCTGGATCTTTCCGCGATCCGCAAACGACTCGAAGGGAAGTCGGGGAAGCGCTATTGGCGGAGCCTCGAAGAGGTCGCCGACACGCCTCAGTTCCAGGCGTTCCTCGAAGACGAGTTCCCGGGTCGATCGACGCTTCTCTCGCTGGATCGGCGCGACTTCCTCAAAGTGATGGGCGCGTCGCTCGCCCTCGCCGGTCTGGCGGGTTGCCGGCGGCTCCCCAAGGAGGAGATCGTTCCCTACGTGACCCAGCCCGAGGAGATCGTTCCCAACGTGCCGCTTCGGTACGCCTCGGCGCTTTCGATCGCGGGCTTCGGGTTCGGTGTGCTCGTCGAGAGCCACGAGGGGCGTCCCACCAAGATCGAGGGGAACCCCAACCACCCGGCCAGCTTGGGCTCCTCCGATCAGTTCGCCCAGGCGGAGATCCTCAATTTCTACGATCCCGATCGTTCGCGCATGGTCCGCAAGAACGGCGACCCGTCCACCTACGAGGCGTTTCTGGCCGAGCTCCGGCCCGTCCTGACGAAGCAGCTCGCTTCGGGGGGCGCCGGCTTGCGGGTGCTCTCGGAAGCCGTCTCCTCGCCCACGATGGCGGGACTGATGGAGAAGATGCGCGCGAAGTTCCCGGCGATGCGGTGGCACCAGTGGGAGCCTGCGCACCGCGATGCGGCGCTTGAGGGGGCGCGGCTGGCGTTCGGGGAAGACGTCGACACGATCTACCACTTCGACCGCGCGAACGTGATCCTCTCGCTCGACGCGGACGTGTTCACGGCGATCGGCACGAACGTGCGGTACGCCCGCGATCTGATGAAGGGCCGCCGGGTCGAGGGTCCGGCGTCGACGATGAACCGGCTCTATGCGGTCGAGTGCACGATGACGCTCACGGGCGCGACGGCCGACCACCGAATCGGATTGCGCGCCGAGGAGATCGAAGCGTTTGCGCGGGCGCTTGCCTCGCGGCTCGGGGTCGCCGGAGCGACCGGTGCGACGCCCGCCTCGGTGCCTGCGCCGTGGTTCGACGCCCTGACGCGCGATCTGATGGACAACGCCGGGTCCGCTGTCGTGGTCGCCGGGCACGAGCAGCCGGCCGTGATCCATGCGCTCGCCCACGCGATGAACGCGTCGCTGGGTGCGGTGGGGACGACCGTCAAGTACATCGAGCCCATCCACGCCAAGCCCGTGAACATGACCGAGTCGCTGCGCGACCTCACGGGTGCCATGGGCGCCGGGCGCGTGGACACCCTGATCATCCTGGGCGGCAATCCCGTGTTCAGCGCCCCCTCCGACGTGCCGTTCGCCAAGGGTCTGGCGTCCGTGAAGCACACGGCGCATATCGCGCAGTACGACAACGAGACATCTGCGATGACCACGTGGCACGTCAACGAAGCCCATCCCCTCGAGGCTTGGGGCGATGTGCGCGCGTACGACGGCACGGCGTCGATCGTGCAGCCCCTCAGCGAGCCCCTCTTCGGCGGCAAATCGCAGATCGAGGTGGTTGCCGCGCTGCTGGATACGCCCGACTCGGGCTACAACCTGGTGCGCGCGCAGTGGAAGGCGAAGGTCGGAACGACCGGCACGGGAAGCGACCAGGCGTTCGAAAAATGGTGGCGCCGGGCGCTCTACGACGGTGTGATTCCCAGCACGTCGGCCGCGAAGAAGGCGCCGACCCTTGTCGCAGGCGTTCCGGCCGTGGTGGCCCGTTCCGCCGGCTCCGGAGGCATCGAGGTCGTCTTGAGACCCGATCCCGGGATTTTCGACGGGCGGTTCGCGAACAACGGGTGGTTGCAAGAGCTCCCCAAGCCGTTTTCAAAGCTCACTTGGGAGAACGCGGCGTACATGAGCGTCAGCACCGCCGAGAAGCTGGGCCTGACCCAAGAGGATTACGTCGAGATCTCGCACCAGGAGCGCTCGGTCAAGGCGCCAGTGTGGTTGGTGCCCGGTCTTCCCGACGATTCCATCACCCTCCACCTTGGCTTCGGCCGAACGCGCGGCGGCCAGGTCTCGGATCTGAGCGACGGATTCGACGCCAACGCGCTTCGGACGTCGGCCTCTCCTTGGGAGGTGAGTGGAGCCAAGGCCGTCAAGGCGCCGGGCCGCGCTCGACTGGCGACGACCCAGCACCACCACGCGATGGAGGGCCGCGACATCGTGCGCGTCGGCACGCTTGCCGGTTTGGCGAGCAATCCGACCCTCGCCCCCGCGCCGGAGGGCGAATCGTCGGAGGAGATGACCCTCTACCACGACCGGCCGTTCGACTTCAAGACCGGCAACCAGTGGGGCATGTCGATCGATTTGGGCGCGTGCACCGGTTGCAACGCGTGCGTCGTGGCGTGCCAGGCCGAGAACAACATCCCGGTCGTCGGCAAGGAGCAGGTGATGCGCGGGCGCATCATGCAGTGGATCCGGATCGACGGCTACTACGGCTCAAATCTCGACGACGCGGAAGTCCACTTCCAACCCCTCACGTGCATGCAGTGCGAATCCGCACCGTGCGAGCCCGTGTGTCCCGTCGGCGCCACCGTGCACAGCCACGAAGGCTTGAACCAGATGGTGTACAACCGCTGCGTCGGCACCCGGTACTGCTCGAACAACTGCCCGTACAAGGTGCGCCGGTTCAACTTCTTGAACTACACCGACAACATGGAGCAGTTCAAGCAGCAGGAGCGCATTCCCCTCCTGCGGATGCTCAACAACCCGAACGTGACGGTCCGCGGCCGTGGCGTGATGGAGAAGTGCACGTACTGCGTTCAGCGCATCAACGCGGCCCGCATCACGGCGAAGAAGGAAGGCCGGGACATCAAGGACGGGGAGATCGTGACGGCGTGCCAGCAGGCGTGTCCCACGCAGGCGATCGTCTTTGGCAACATCAACGACCCGGAGAGCGCGGTGGTCAAGCGCAAGGCCAACCCCCGCAACTATCTCCTGCTTGAAGAATTGAACACGCGACCGAGGACCACGTACCTGGCCAAGGTCAAGAATCCGAATCCGGGGATCGGGGCAAACTGATGGCGAACGACGCGATTGTCCAAGACACACTGATCGAGGGCGAACAGACCTACGAGACGATAACCGAGCGCATCAGCCGTGTGGTGATGAGCTGGAAGCCGCACGGCAAAGGGTTCTACTCCCTGCTGCTGATCGGGTTCCTCTTCGTCAACGTCCTGATGATCTCGATCGGCTGGCTCCTCTACAAGGGCATCGGGATCTGGGGAAACAACATCCCCGCCGCCTGGGGCTTCGACATCATCAACTTCGTCTGGTGGATCGGCATCGGCCACGCCGGCACCCTGATCTCCGCGATCCTGCTCCTGATGCGCCAGAAGTGGCGCATGTCGATCAACCGGTTCGCGGAGGCCATGACGATCTTCGCGGTCATGTGCGCGGGCATGTACCCGTTGCTCCACACGGGCCGCCCCTGGGTCGCGTACTGGCTGTTCCCCTATCCCAACGTCCTCGCGGTCTGGCCGAACTTCCGCTCGCCGCTGGTTTGGGACGTGTTCGCGGTCTCGACGTACTTCACGGTCTCGCTCCTGTTCTGGGGCATCGGCTTGATTCCGGACTTCGCGAGTCTTCGCGACCGGGCGACGAAGCCGTCGATGAAGCTGGTCTACGGCGTCCTTTCGATGGGATGGCGCGGGTCGGCGTACCACTGGGAGCGGTACAACCAGGCGTATCTGATTCTCGCGGGCCTTTCGACGCCCCTCGTGCTTTCCGTCCACACGATCGTGTCCTTCGACTTCGCCGTGTCGCTCGTGCCGGGGTGGCACACCACCGTCTTCCCGCCCTACTTCGTGGCGGGTGCGGTTTACGCGGGCTTTGCGATGGTGTTGACCCTCGGCATTCCGGCGCGGAATTGGTA
This is a stretch of genomic DNA from Fimbriimonadaceae bacterium. It encodes these proteins:
- the nrfD gene encoding polysulfide reductase NrfD gives rise to the protein MANDAIVQDTLIEGEQTYETITERISRVVMSWKPHGKGFYSLLLIGFLFVNVLMISIGWLLYKGIGIWGNNIPAAWGFDIINFVWWIGIGHAGTLISAILLLMRQKWRMSINRFAEAMTIFAVMCAGMYPLLHTGRPWVAYWLFPYPNVLAVWPNFRSPLVWDVFAVSTYFTVSLLFWGIGLIPDFASLRDRATKPSMKLVYGVLSMGWRGSAYHWERYNQAYLILAGLSTPLVLSVHTIVSFDFAVSLVPGWHTTVFPPYFVAGAVYAGFAMVLTLGIPARNWYNLKQYITDKHIDWMCRIMLTTGLIVFYGYLLEIFYAFYSANIYERFMMMNRFGGPYAPFYWTLIFCNGVAPQILWWKKARYHIPTVFGVSLIVSLGMWLERFIIIPVSLHRDFLPSSWGYYSPTIWDFGMFFGTIGFFLFMMMLFIRFLPMISIFEMRELFHHTQHEEHAHSHAVAAPAGTGGKE
- a CDS encoding TAT-variant-translocated molybdopterin oxidoreductase; the protein is MDNEKTPPLDLSAIRKRLEGKSGKRYWRSLEEVADTPQFQAFLEDEFPGRSTLLSLDRRDFLKVMGASLALAGLAGCRRLPKEEIVPYVTQPEEIVPNVPLRYASALSIAGFGFGVLVESHEGRPTKIEGNPNHPASLGSSDQFAQAEILNFYDPDRSRMVRKNGDPSTYEAFLAELRPVLTKQLASGGAGLRVLSEAVSSPTMAGLMEKMRAKFPAMRWHQWEPAHRDAALEGARLAFGEDVDTIYHFDRANVILSLDADVFTAIGTNVRYARDLMKGRRVEGPASTMNRLYAVECTMTLTGATADHRIGLRAEEIEAFARALASRLGVAGATGATPASVPAPWFDALTRDLMDNAGSAVVVAGHEQPAVIHALAHAMNASLGAVGTTVKYIEPIHAKPVNMTESLRDLTGAMGAGRVDTLIILGGNPVFSAPSDVPFAKGLASVKHTAHIAQYDNETSAMTTWHVNEAHPLEAWGDVRAYDGTASIVQPLSEPLFGGKSQIEVVAALLDTPDSGYNLVRAQWKAKVGTTGTGSDQAFEKWWRRALYDGVIPSTSAAKKAPTLVAGVPAVVARSAGSGGIEVVLRPDPGIFDGRFANNGWLQELPKPFSKLTWENAAYMSVSTAEKLGLTQEDYVEISHQERSVKAPVWLVPGLPDDSITLHLGFGRTRGGQVSDLSDGFDANALRTSASPWEVSGAKAVKAPGRARLATTQHHHAMEGRDIVRVGTLAGLASNPTLAPAPEGESSEEMTLYHDRPFDFKTGNQWGMSIDLGACTGCNACVVACQAENNIPVVGKEQVMRGRIMQWIRIDGYYGSNLDDAEVHFQPLTCMQCESAPCEPVCPVGATVHSHEGLNQMVYNRCVGTRYCSNNCPYKVRRFNFLNYTDNMEQFKQQERIPLLRMLNNPNVTVRGRGVMEKCTYCVQRINAARITAKKEGRDIKDGEIVTACQQACPTQAIVFGNINDPESAVVKRKANPRNYLLLEELNTRPRTTYLAKVKNPNPGIGAN